The DNA region tttcttgattttccgtaGTTTTGACTATGGAGTCTCAAGCGGATGCTCTTAACCAGTTAACCAGTGATGAGCTTGAAGGAAAGGTAATTAGTTTTTTCTATTGCATTACCTTTTTAAGGTCATGTGCTCTCTCTCTTTCACAATTTACTATCCATTACCTATTATTttcctcttaatttttttttgtggcTTTCGATTGATCGATGAGACGCGACGCGGGATGAACGCCAAtgtggaggtttggagacagttCCTGGAGTCGAAAAGGTTAAGGTTGAGTAGGACAAAAATAGAGTACGTGGAGTGCAGGTTTAGTGCGGTGACGAGTGACACTGATGTGGAAGTGAGGCTCGACTCACAAGTCGTCTTGAAGAGAGAGAGTTTCAAGTATTTGGGGGCTATAATTCAAGGTAATGGGGAGATTGACGAGGATGTCACATATCGTATTGGAGCAGGGTGGTTGAGATGGAGGCTCGCATCTGGTGTCTTGtttaagaaggtgccaccaagaCTTAAAGGGAAGTTCAACAGAGTAGTGGTGAGACCGATGATGTTGTATGGGGTGGAGTGTTGGCCAATCAAGaactctcatgttcagaagatgaaaattgcaaaaatgaggatgttgagatggatgtgtggacTGACTAGGAGAGATATGGTCAGAAATGAAGAGATTCGGGACAAGGTAGGGGTGGACTCCGTGGCAGAAAAGATGCGGGaggcgagactgagatggttcggaCATGTCCAGAGGAGAGGCACAGATGTGCCGGTGAAGAAGCGTGAGAGGCTGGCGATGGAGGGTTGGAAGAGAGGTAGAGgaaggccgaagaagtattggggaaagGTGATCAGGCAGGATATGACTAGTCTTCAGCTTATCAAgtacatgaccctagataggaaggtgtggaggtcgaggattagggtagaaggctagtagtaGGATTAGTAGTACCTCCCTTTCTTGCTGGAACAATATTATTTCCgtcattttcttgtatttttattttagcaGTCGCACATCTCTTATTCTTAGTTTTCTATTGCTACTTCTTGTCCTTTCTACTTTAGTTTTCTTGCTATTATGATATTACTTCTGtgttacttgagccgagggtctattgaAAACAACCTCTTTATCtgccaaggtagaggtaaggtctgcatacactctaccctccccaaccccactttgtgggattacactgggtatgttgttgttgttttgactTTCTTGATCTTCACTTCTTAATCATTCTTATTTGGAGATGTGGCTAACTTCTTGTTGTGCTTTTCCTTATTATTGCCAAAATTGAAAGTGATCCATTGTAAATAGACTCACTTTCCATTTTCACCTTTTATAACATATGTAATTGGtgaaaaatatgtttttttttttttttgaatactCATTTCTCGTGAGCACAAAATGGCACAAAAGTGCGACATGCATCTGCTGCAAACGAAGTTTTAGTTTCCATTATGCAAAGCCCTGGTGGGAGAATTTACTGCTTCTTAGGGGATTATATTTTTTATCCTAATTGATTATTCTGCTTCTTACAGTTTGCATTACTGGAGACCTCTTCTGTTGATGATGATCTTGCCAGCTTAAAAAAGGAATTAACTGGAAGCTCAAAGGTATTTTCTACTCAATCTAGGTGCTAAGATATGGGCACTTTTATACTACTTATGGGTAGAGCTGTTACATGGGAAATGGAAATTTACATGTGTTGCTCTGTGCTAGGTATATTCCCTTTTCTCCCTGATATTGGTATCAGGTGACATCAAATTTTAATAAATCAAACTGCATAGTAAATAGATGAAGACGAAGTATGAGTTGCTTCTCTTCATTATACACACCTCTGGCTAAGTTTATTCTGTAACCATGAAATTGTGTATCTGTAAAAGCAGATGTTCATAAGAACATGAAGGTGCCCTCCAACGATTAATCAAGAAAGGAAGCCTACCATGATACTTTTAAGTTACTTGTGGTGATTATAGGTAGTTTCCTGTTACTTGTTGCTTCCTTGCTTTGGAAAATCTCCTTTTATCTAGAAAAGCAGAAAACTAGTGTGCATATGTTGGTGATTTGGGGGTGGGGAGTTAATTGAGGACGACATAATTTGTTTCATTGTGCCTTCTAGGGCTTTGGTCTAGTGGTAAGGGCGTAGCACTTGATGTGTGTGTTAGACGCACATCAGGAGTTTGAATCCTGCCACAGACAAGAGCTTGCTGTTTAAGCGAAGAATGATAGAAGGAAGGCCCATTATGTGCGCCAATTGGCTCTCGTAGATTTTCTCGATTATAAAAAGAAACATAATCTGTTTTATTGTTGATGTAGCATTTCCTTCTAAACCTCCAGACTAGAGCTGAGGTATTTGGTTTAATGTTTTATTTTTACTGACTAAGCAGAAAGGAGATCTTCCACCAGGGAGAACACCAGTTTCCAGTTTGCAATTTCAAGATTCAGAGATTGAAAAAGAATTGAATGACTTAAGGAGACGGGCAAATGATTTCTAGAGATCATAGTTGATCTTTCACACTACAAATTGTCTTCCTTTAGGCTTTTGATACTCAGAATGTGGCCATGCTTTCCAGAAAAGTTGCCTCATCGTTACAGGCAAGCGAATATAGGAAGTAAAAATCGAAAGTATATTGAGATATGTTGATATATCGTCTTTCAATTTATTGACCTACATTATGGCAATATAGTGTAAGCTAGCCTTGACCTTCAGTTTTGTATATTGTCACCCAAATGTTTCATGAGAATAGTCCTTCGAGTTACATTGTAGATTTGGAAATTCCATAATGCTGGTTTTGCATTTTATCTAACAAATTCTCATCTTGTGAAAACTGTTTTCACACTTGAAAATTTCTCCACAACAGTGCTTCAAACTCAGCTGGTTTGTTAGGATAATTTTGAGGCAAGAGAGGAGAAGCAAAAAGTAGAGTTAGTATAAAAGTGGGTTATATGAATTTTTCTGATATCATACTAATTGGTTATTGTCCTGTTTCCCAATTAGATGTTTGGATGCGAACTATATACTTTGCGAAGAGCTCAATGGGCGTAACCTTGACTTGTCATTTGACTTTGTTTGTACATTGGAGTAACAAATAGACCTATGATACAGCGTACGAACATTCTTACCGTAAGCATAAGATCTATTCATAATTCATAGTCTAAGAAAATGTATAGCTACTATAGTTCAACCGAGAGAGGCTCACGTGTGATTAGTAGTTGGTGAGGCAATAACTTACTTAGGCGATCATCAATAGCTAGTTCGAGAGGATGATCAGTCATGCTAGGATTGAGACACAACTCAGACTCATATGGGACGTAATAGCGGGGGACTTTCCACATTAAGCGGAAGCCTGAGTGAGCAATGTTGCATGGGGGTAGAAGGCTCGCGTATAGCAATGTGACAGGATGGTGAATAAGCATCTAACTCTATGCTGCCAGTGGTAACACAACACATAGAGTTTGACACCTGCCCGATGCTAGAATGTCTGAAAGAGAAATATTAGCTTTGAATGGAATCCCTGGTAAACGGCAATAATAACTCTAATTGTCCTAAAATAGCGAAATTCCTTGTGGCATAAGTAGCGACATGCACGAATATCGTAAATTGCTCCGCTATCTCCTTTATGTACCTGGTGAAATTGAATTCTTCCTGAAGATACAGAGTACCAACTACTAGACGGTAAGACCCTGTATACCTTCACTAAAGCTtcatagcaacaaccataatcgCATGCACAGGATAGGTGGGAGGGGCAACACATAGCTATCGACCAATCCTGAAAACCACATCAAGATTACCTATTATTTATAGTTAAATAACAATCCGTTGTAGTCTAGTTGGTCAGGATACTCGGCTCTCACCCGAGAGACCCGGGTTCAAGTCCCGGCAAcggaatttcccttttttttcctaCTTTAAGAACCAGTagaactttttctttctttttttcccttCTCTAAACTGCATTATatgacgtaccattatgcattataaGTTGTACATCAAGAAAATCCATCCAAAATAAACACCAACACCTCCCAAAAAACCTCTCATTTCCACCAAAAAATGGCCTCCATTCCTCTCCTCCATTTCACTCCCAAAACCCCTTTCACCCCTCGCCTATTACCCCACCCCCTCAAACCCATTAACCCGAACCCCCTCCAAACCCGAACCCGAATCCAAACCCGACCCGTTTCCATCTCCGCCGCATACAACCCAATCCCTGCTACAGACCGGTTAATCTCAGCCGTTGCTTACTTCCTTCCCTTTTTCAACGGCATCCAATACGGCCGTTTCCTTTTCTCTCAATACCCTTCTTTAGCTCTCCCATTTCAGCCCATTCTTCCACTTTTATCCCTTTACCGCTCTATCCCTTACGCTAGTTTTGTCACTTTCTTTGCTCTTTACTTAGGTAAGTAGTAAAAGCACCAACAACCTTAAAAATGTTGTTCGAACTTTTTTGCCCTTCGGACTCTACAGCAGTTAacattgtcatttactattttactcaaataatttttaattttctattactactttgttttttttttactatcCTGTTGTTGTTACTGCATCTGTTCTCATTAATTGCTGTGTATCTGCCATCTGTTCTCATTAATTGCTGTGTATCtgctttacttgagccgagggtgtATCGGCCCTTAGGACTATTGTCATTTattattttcctcaaattattAGTTAATGCGCATTTCCTTTTATGTTCCCGGAATTTAATTTTGGCATTGTTcttgtattttcttatttttggaTTTCTAttactatatgttgtttctttAGTCTCGGGTATCTTATTATCTGTCTACTTATTTTTGTTTGTTGCTACTGCCTATTTTTTGTCTTGCTATGAGTCGCGGGTATGTGggaaaacagtctctctaccttgGCAAgttaggggtaaggtctacgGACGCACTACCCTCCCAGAatcccacttgtggaattacactaggtgttttttgttgttgttgttgttataaaaaTATACCTCTGGAATTTTCGTATAAATATAATGTAAATTTGTATAaatcttttctttattttatttgaaCTATAATTCCTTCTTTATTTATCAATTAGAATTCTTCAAGTTTTTGCCTTAATTGAGCTCTGCTATAATCCTAAAATTTAGGTCTTAAATGGTCTCCTATGCATTATATAGAGCTTTTCAATGTTAAATTTCTTGGATCTTTTATTCAttgctttctttttttctttttgtccttttcttttataCTTATCTAGTTTTCTTTGCTCTTTACTTAGGTATTGTGAGAAATGAGAGTTTGAACAAGTATGCCCGGTTCAATGCGTTGCAGGCAGTGGTGCTTGATGTGTTGTTGGTGCTTCCAATGTTGATTCAAAGGATTTTTTCTCCGGGTCAAAGTGGTATTGGGTTGAAGTTTACGGTTTGGATGCATAATGGGATTTTTGTGTTTGTTGTGGGATGTTTTATTTATGGGCTTGTTTCTTGTATTCTAGGGAAAACTCCTTACTTGCCTTTTGTAACTGAAGCTGCTAATAGGCAAATGTAGCTTTTCTTTTTGATGTAAGGTGTTTGATATGTTgttctctgatttcttttgggTACCTAGAACTTGGAAATGAAAGGAAGGAATTTTTTCCATGTGTTGTATTTTTCATGTCAACTGTTATGTGGTCGTTTTCATGTTTACCCAAGTGATACAGTGTTCAGTTAGTTTCATTATATTTTGAAGATTTTAAGGTCTCATGAAATGTTACATTTTTTAGGACTTAACGATTTTTGGTCTTAAGACTGTAATTTGAAGAGTACCATAAAGTCACTTGCCTATAAgagggtaaaaaaaaaataaagtctCAAAAATCAAATAGTGTTTGGTAATTTAGAAAGTTGGTAAGTGTTACAGGGatatgtcatcatcatcatcgatCCGTCAAGACAAAACCAATTGGAAGTACACGATTTTCATAACTTTATTGCAAGTCACTTGTCTCAAGACTCATTGAGTGAGGCTACTTCATTGGTGTGGTCTCTCACCCTG from Lycium barbarum isolate Lr01 chromosome 10, ASM1917538v2, whole genome shotgun sequence includes:
- the LOC132614144 gene encoding protein TIC 20-II, chloroplastic, encoding MASIPLLHFTPKTPFTPRLLPHPLKPINPNPLQTRTRIQTRPVSISAAYNPIPATDRLISAVAYFLPFFNGIQYGRFLFSQYPSLALPFQPILPLLSLYRSIPYASFVTFFALYLGIVRNESLNKYARFNALQAVVLDVLLVLPMLIQRIFSPGQSGIGLKFTVWMHNGIFVFVVGCFIYGLVSCILGKTPYLPFVTEAANRQM